The sequence below is a genomic window from Lolium perenne isolate Kyuss_39 chromosome 7, Kyuss_2.0, whole genome shotgun sequence.
CTTTCGTGCACCAGCCAAGAGGAGACGACTATTCTCGTTCAAAAGATCATTCGTTTCAATCCATGCATTAAGagtgagggagagggagagataaAGAGAAAGAGAGACGTAATTAAGCTGATGGGGCTGGTAATCAAACTTGTACGCCAGTAAGACCATGAGTTCACATATATATGCAGATGAGAGAGCAAGAGAGATGGAGTTGGCAGCAGGTTCAGAGAGGCAAATGGGTTGCTCTCCCTTGGGCAGGATGATATCTAGAGTCATCAAGAAATGCAACGGTAAGTTGTTATACTCACACAGAaatcaagtcctatgtgtgcatctcAGTTTTGTTGCACCGTATCGCAGGGCGCAGACGACGGATGAGGAACGAGGGGCTGGACTATGCCATGGCATACCCCCAAGCTCAAACATGCTACGTACGTCCAACGGCACACACCGTCGCCTACGCCGCCAGCGCCCACCCTCCCAACACCCACGCGATCTCAGCCGCGCAGCCACCGCAAGTCCACGGTCCGTTCGGCCcaaccgccgccgcgccgcctcgaGCAGGCGGCAAGCCGCGCAAGCGCAAGAAGTCCAAGTCCAAGAACGTCCGGTTCAGCACGGCGGCTGGGCCGGTATACCCCGGGTCAGCGCCACCGCCGAACGCTGCCGATGCATACCAGCATGCATCGGCGGCAGGGACGAGCGGCGACGCGGCGTACGGCGGCCAACGCCATCACCACCACGCGGCCGCCGCCTCCCACGCGTACTCGTCGGCGCAGCACGGGCACGGCCAGGAGTACGGCTACGCCAGGTACGCGCCGTCGCCGCTAACGCGGTGGGAGATGCTCGGCTCCTCCGGCACGCCAAGGCGGCACGAGTACTTCTCCGGCGAGTACAGGTGGTCCTACCCGACGCCGGTGCGCGAGGGCATCTACAGCATGGCCACGGACGCCAACCGGCTCACGGCCATCTTCAGCGAGGAGAATCCCAACGCCTGTACCATAGTCTGATCCACTGGTGGCCAGCAGTGGTCAGGGAATAAATTTGTATGATTTTTAGGGAAATTTTGCGGTAATTACTTACGCAGAGTGCGATGCTTGTAAAACTTGTGTAGAACAGTAGAAAAAGCTTAGTGAAGACAATAGTGTGTTTTGTAGTACTTTTATTGATGTGGTCCGAAATATTGTGATTTGTTCTGCTCATATTCTCTTTGTCCCAAAACTCAAAAAAATATTCTCCTTGTCCCATAGGTATTACACTTTTTCAGAGAAGTTGGCAGAAGTAACCAGTTCCAAAAGTAGATTCTCCACATTAACAACTCTTCGTGAGAATGATTACTTGATATCACTCCTGAAACACAATATTTATCCCCTGTTTCCAAATGTAAAATGAAAAGTATTTCTGCTGAACTTTCTGACATTTGGAGAAATGAGGAGATTAAGGCTTGACAGAGATATAGGGAACGTTATATTTTAGAAGAAGATCGTAATCCTGCTTTTTTCCACTATGTAGCAAATCAAAGGAAGAGGGAGAAGCAAATCTCTCAATTGCAGGGTGAAAATGGCATAGTGGAGGATAACAAAGGTGTGCTTGATATTGCTATAGATTACTACAAGAAACTCTTTAGCCAGGAACCTTATTTAGACATTGATCTTTGTGATGATTTTTGGGATCCTGAGGATATGGTCTCTTAGGATCATAATAATATGCTCAATGCTGATTTGTCTGAAAACGAGGTGAAAGAGGCTATTTTTAGGTCATATGCTGAGGATGCTCCTGGCCTGATGGTTTATCTTTTTTATCAACACTTTTGGGAGCTCATTAGAGCTGATTTTATGTCTATGGTTAAATACTGAAATGAGGGGAAGTTGGACCTCTTCAGGTTAAACTTCTCCCTTTTGACCTTGATTCCAAAAGAGGCTGAAGTTGTTATTATATAGAAATTTAGGCCTATTGCCTTGACCAATTGTAGTTTTAAAATATTTTCTATGTGTGCTACTAATAGGCTGGGTGTGGTTAGTGAAAAACTTATTTCACCAAACCAGAAAACTTTAATTAAAGGGAGGTATATTTTGGAGAGTGTGGTCTGTGCCCAAGAGATCATTCATAATGCAGCTCATAATGGGAAGTCTGGTTTTATTTTCAAGCTAGAGTAGGAGAAAACCTATGATAGGGTAGACATAGATTTTCTCTTAAAATAATGAACATGAGGGGCTTTAGCCCAAGATGGATGGCCATTATTGAAGGGCTCCTACATAATGGTTCTGTGGGGGTTAGGATTAATGGTATTAAGAGTGACATTTTCCTAACCAATAGAGGTGTGAGGCAGGGAATCCTATTTCCCCAATTCTTTTCAATTCTATGGTTGATGTTTTCACCAAGATTATGGTTAAGGCTGCTGCTAATAGGCAGTTAGTTGGTTTGATACAAGAACTGGGGGTGGGGGCGTCATAAGCATGCAATATGTTGATGATACCCTACTCTTCCTGGAAAATGATATTTGTTCTGCTATAAATTTAAAATGGATTTTGGCTTGCTTTGAACAAATGTCTGGGATGAGAATTAACTTCCACAAGTGTGACTTAGTCCACATTAATGTTTTGCAAGGTGATGCACAGCTTTTTGTTCAAGCATTAAGTTGTAAATTGGGTGAATTCTCTTTCGAGTACATAGGGGTTCCCATGCATCATAGTAAGTTGAGTAAAGAGGATATTCAACCTGTGGTTGATAAGATTTTGAAAAAAGCAGCATGATGGAGGGGGAAGCTTCTAAACCATGCTGCCAAATTGTAGATGGTGAGaagtgtctgatacgtctccaacgtatcgataatttcttatgttccatgctactttattgatgatacctacatgttttatacatactttatgtcatatttatgcattttccggcacgaacctattaacgagatgccgaagagccagttgctattttctgctgtttttggtttcagaaatcctagtaaggaaatattctcggaattggacgaaatcaacgtccaggatcttatttttccacgaagcttccagaacaccgggggagatacgaagtggggcgacgaggcgacgccacaatagggcggcgcggcccaggccctggccgcgcggccctagcgtgtgggcccctcgtggcgccccctgacctacccttccgcctacttaagccttcgtcgataatagttccagtaccgagagccacgatacggaaaaccttccagagacgccgccgccgccaatcccatctcgggggattcaggagatcgcctccggcaccctgccggagaggggaatcatcttccgggggactcttcaccgccatggtcgccttcggagtgatgtgtgagtagttcacccctggactatgggtccatagcagtagctagatgtaggataacgttgcatagaaaacaaaaattttcctaccgcgaacacgcaatccaagccaagatgcaatctagaagacggtagcaacgagggggtatcgagtctcacccttgaagagattccaaagcctacaagatgaggctcttgttgctgcggtagacgatcacttgccgcttgcaaaagcgcgtagaagatcttgatcacgatcggttccggcgccacgaacgggcagcacctccgtactcggtcacacgttcggttgttgatgaagacgacgtccacctccccgttccagcgggcagcggaagtagtagctcctcttgaatccgacagcacgacggcgtggtgtcggtggcggtgtagaagtccggcggagcttcgctaagcaaaccggacaatatgaagtggaggagcaaagctagggtttgggagggggtggccggccactcaaggggggcggccaagctatggtcttggggtggccggccccctcccttggcccctcattatataggtggatcccaagtgttggtgtccaagtcttcgaataagacccgaaaccaaaaccttccataggagggggcaaacctagcccaactaggactcccacccaaaggtgggattcccacctcccatgtgggggggtggccggccccctatggtggagtccacttgggactccacccccactagggctggccggccatggaggtggagtcccttgtggactccaccttccttggtggtttcttccggacttttctagaaccttctagaaccttccatagaaccttccgcgacattttatttcacataaaatgacatcctatatatgaatcttattctccggaccattccggaactcctcgtgatgtccgggatctcatccgggactccgaacaaatattcgaacttcattccataattcaagaactaccatttcaacatccaactttaagtgtgtcaccctacggttcgagaactatgcggacatggttgagtactcactccgaccaataaccaatagcgggatctggagatccataatggctcccacatattcaacgatgactttagtgatcgaatgaaccatacacatatattaccaattccctttgtctcgcgatattttacttgtccgaggtttgatcttcggtatcactctataccttgttcaacctcgtctcctgacaagtactctttactcgtaccgtggtatgtggtctcttatgaactcattcatatgcttgcaagacattagacgacattccaccgagagggcccagagtatatctatccgtcatcgggatggacaaatcccactgttgatccatatgcctcaactcatactttcggatacttaatcccacctttatagccacccatttacgcagtggtgtttggtgtaatcaaagtacctttccggtataagtgatttacatgatctcatggtcataaggactaggtaactatgtatcgaaagcttatagcaaataacttaatgacgagatcttatgctacgcttaattgggtgtgtccattacatcattcatacaatgacataaccttgttattaataacatccaatgttcatgattatgaaactaatcatccattaatcaacaagctagtttaagaggcatactagggacttcttgtttgtctacatatcacacatgtactaatgtttcggttaatacaattctagcatgatatataaacatttatcataaacataaagatataaataataaccactttattattgcctctagggcatatctccttcagtctcccacttgcactagagtcaataatctagattacattgtaatatacctaacacccatggcattctggtgttggtcatgctttgccctagggagagctttagtcaacggatctgctacattcagatcagtgtgtactttgcaaatctttacttctccatcttcgatgtactcgcgaatcgagtggtaacgcagcttgatatgcttcagcctcttgtgtgaccttggctcttgtgcattggcgatggcacccatgttatcacattaAATGATTAAAgggtccaatgcactcggaaccacaccgagctctacaatgaacctcttcatccataccgcttcgatgaagcctacgaagccgctatgtactcgattctgttgaagacttcgccaccgtgcaatcgcttcgagcttgcccagcttatcgcagcaccattcaatataaacacgtacctgcattgtgacttagagtcatcgggatcggtgttccaacttgcatcggtgtaaccgtttacaacgagctcttggtcacctccataacaaagaaacatatccttagttcttttcaagtacttcaggatattcttgaccgctgtccgatgttccattctggatcactttgatatctcgctagtcaaactaacagcatgtgctatatccggtctagtacatagcatggcatacatgatagatcctatcgccgaggcaaAGGGGAAGTTACACAACCATTCACATTCTTCAGCCGTAGACCGtcattgagttttactcaataccttgcacagtaacataggtaagaaccctttcttactttcgtccattctaaacttctttagaatcttgtccagatatgtactctgtgatagccctattagacgtcttgatctatctctataaatcttgatgcctaatatatacgatgcttcaccaaggtctttcattgaaaaactattattcaaataacccttaacactgcttaatagttctatatcattcccgatcaataatatgtcatctacatataatatcaggaatgctacagagctcccactcactttcttgtaaatacaggcctctccatgacactgtataaacccgaagtctttgatcaccttatcaaagcgtcggttccaacttctcgatgcttgcttcagtccatagattgaacgctgaagtttgcatactttgtcagcatttttaggatcgacaaaacctttgggttgtaccatatacaactcttcctcaatgtctccattaaggaacgccgttttgacatccatctgccaaatctcataatcgaaaaatgcagctattgctaacaaaatcctcacagatttcagcttcgctacaggtgagaaagtctcatcgtagtcaactccttgaatttgtcggaaaccctttgcgacaagtcgagctttatagacagtaatattaccatcagcatctgtttttctcttgaagatccatttattttcgacagcctttcggctatcaggtaagtctaccaaagtccatactttgttatcatacatggatcccatttcggatttcatggcttcttgccatttgttggaatctgggctcatcatcgcttcttcatacgtcgcagggtcctcatcattgttatccacaatcatgacatttagacaaggatcataccaatcaggagtggcacgttcccttgtcgatctgcgaggtttttcctcgttcgaagtttcatgatcattatcattagcttcctctgttgccggtgtaggcggtacaggtacaacttccggtactgcgctactctgatcaacgagtatagattcatcaatctcatcgagttctacttttcttccagtcacttctttagtgagaaattctttctcaagaaaggttccgttcttagcaacaaagattttgccttcggatctgtgatagaaagtgtatcctatagtttccttaggataacctatgaagacgcatttctccgctttgggttctagcttgtccggttgtaacttctttacataggcttcgcaaccccaaactttcaggaacgacagcttaggtttcttattaaaccataattcatacggtgtcgtttctacggattttgatggtgctctatttaaagtgaatgcggctgtctctaatgcataactccaaaatgataacggcaaatcagtaagagacatcatactacgaaccatatctaagagagttcgattacgacgttcggacacaccgtttcgttgaggtgttcccggcggtgtcaattgtgaaagtattccgtatttctttaaatgcatgccaaactcataactcagatattcacctccacgatcagatcgtagaaatttgatcttcttgttacgttgattttctacttcactttgaaattccttaaacttctcgaaagtttcggatttatgtttcatgaaatagatatacccatatctactcagatcatctgtgaaggttagaacataacgataaccaccgcgatgctacgctcattggtccacatacatcggtatgtatgatttccaataagtcggtagctcgctccatcataccgagagaatggagtctttgtcatttttcccattagacatgcttcgcatctcccAAGGGCCTCAAAGTCAAGTGAATCAAGTAATCCAtctgtatggagtttcttcatgcgtttcactccaatatgaccaaggcagcgagtgccacatcgaagtagaattatcatttagtttaattcgcttagcatcaatgttatgtatatgtgtatcactactatcgagatctaacagaaataagccattcttttgtggtgctcgaccataaaagatattattcataaaaatagaacaaccattattctcagatttgaatgaataaccgtcttgcattaaacaagatccagatataatgttcatgctcaacgcaggtacataataacaattatttaggcttaaaactaatcccgaaggtagatgtagaggaagtgtcccgactgcgatcacattgaccttggatccgtttccaacgcagcatcgtcacttcatctttcagcggttgtcgtttattctttagttcctgtttcgagttacaaatatgagcaaccgaaccagtatcaaatacccagtgtactagaacgagaactagtgagataaacatctataacatgtatatcagatataccttctttcttcttcttgacaaggccgctctttagatcagccagatacttggagcaattacgcttccggtgtcccttctccttgcgagtaatagcactcagcatcgggcttagggccgttcttcggtttcataggaggcgtggccgctgtcttgccacccttcttgaattttcccttagacttgccctgtttcttgaaatcggtggtcttgttgaccatcaacacttggtgctctttcttgatctcaatctcaagacttttagcatgccaaagagttcaggtaactccttgttcatgttctcgcatattgtagttcatcacaaagttcttgtaacttggtggcggtgattgaaggacacgattaatcccggtctgttaggaatcactattcccaagtcaccgagtttcttcgcatgcctggtcatggcgagcatgtgctcactaacggagctgccttcttccatcatacaatttgaagaaatgttttgatgcttcatagcattccatcgccgcatgagtctcgaatatagctttcagctcattcatcaactcatgaggatcatggtgctcaaaacgttttgaagatcggattcagactgcacgggatggcacactgaacttgagagtaccgagttttccgagttgcgtaaacagcttttacttcatcggattcatcttctgcgggagggtcacctagcggtgcatcaagcacaaattgcagatttccgccgagaggaagatcctcacatgacggaaccgatcggtgaagttgctaccgttgctcttaagtttctctttctctaggaactgattaaaattgattgaggacgccatctctacaacatatatttgcaatagtttagactaagtttatgacaaattgagttcaaattttaattcaacataattaaaaccctaggtgaactcccactcaaaacaatatccctcgcattgtcttagtgatcacacgaaccaaatccaccgcacctaaacccgatcatcacgagaaaaggtgtgatttcaatggcgaacactcatagtgttcatcatatcaaccatatgattcatgctctacctttcggtatcacgtgttccgagaccatgtccgtacatgctaggctcgtcaaggccaccttagtatccgcatgtgcaaaactgtcttgcacccgttgtatgtacttatcgaatctatcacacccgatcatcacgagatgcttcaaacgataagacttaataacggtgctactaaggatgaacactttattatcttgagattttagtgagggatcatcttataatgctaccgtcgcgatctaagcaaaataagatgcataaaaaggattaacatcacatgcagttcatatgtgatatgatatggcccttttgttcttgtgcctttgatcttcatctccaaagcacggatatgatctccatcatcttcgggcatgatctccatcatcgtcggcgtagcaccaaggtcaatggcaccgtcttcatgtttgtcctccatgtagcaactattacaactactttgaaatactactcaacatgaaatttaaagacaaccataaggctcctgccggttgccacaatacaataatgatcatctcatacatattcatcatcatatcatggccatatcacatcaccaaaccctgcaaaaacaagttagacgtctctaatttggtttgcatattttacgtggtttagggttttcgagagagatctaatctacctacgaacatgaaccacaacgttgatactaatgttttcaatagaagagtaaattgaatctttactatagtaggagagacagacacccgcaaagcctcttatgcaatacaagttgcatgtcgaacgaggaacaagtctcatgaacgcggtcatgtaaagttagtccgagccgcttcatcccactatgccataaagatgcaaagtactcaaactaaagataacaagagcatcaacgcccacaaaccattgtgttctactcgtgcaaccatctatgcatagacacggctctgataccactgtaggataacgttgcatagaaaacaaaaattttcctaccgcgaacacgcaatccaagccaagatgcaatctagaagacggtagcaacgagggggtatcgagtctcacccttgaagagattccaaagcctacaagatgaggctcttgttgctgcggtagacgatcacttgccgcttgcaaaagcgcgtagaagatcttgatcacgatcggttccggcgccacgaacgggcagcacctccgtactcggtcacacgttcggttgttgatgaagacgacgtccacctccccgttccagcgggcagcggaagtagtagctcctcttgaatccgacagcacgacggcgtggtgtcggtggcggtgtagaagtccggcggagcttcgctaagcaaaccggacaatatgaagtggaggagcaaagctagggtttgggagggggtggccggccactcaaggggggcggccaagctatggtcttggggtggccggccccctcccttggcccctcattatataggtggatcccaagtgttggtgtccaagtcttcgaataagacccgaaaccaaaaccttccataggaggggcaaacctagcccaactaggactcccacccaaaggtgggattcccacctcccatgtgggggggtggccggccccctatggtggagtccacttgggactccacccccactagggctggccggccatggaggtggagtccacatggactccaccttccttggtggtttcttccggacttttctagaaccttctagaaccttccatagaaccttccgcgacattttatttcacataaaatgacatcctatatatgaatcttattctccggaccattccggaactcctcgtgatgtccgggatctcatccgggactccgaacaaatattcgaacttcattccataattcaagaactaccatttcaacatccaactttaagtgtgtcaccctacggttcgagaactatgcggacatggttgagtactcactccgaccaataaccaatagcgggatctggagatccataatggctcccacatattcaacgatgactttagtgatcgaatgaaccatacacatatattaccaattccctttgtctcgcgatattttacttgtccgaggtttgatcttcggtatcactctataccttgttcaacctcgtctcctgacaagtactctttactcgtaccgtggtatgtggtctcttatgaactcattcatatgcttgcaagacattagacgacattccaccgagagggcccagagtatatctatccgtcatcgggatggacaaatcccactgttgatccatatgcctcaactcatactttccggatacttaatcccacctttatagccacccatttacgcagtggtgtttggtgtaatcaaagtacctttccggtataagtgatttacatgatctcatggtcataaggactaggtaactatgtatcgaaagcttatagcaaataacttaatgacgagatcttatgctacgcttaattgggtgtgtccattacatcattcatacaatgacataaccttgttattaataacatccaatgttcatgattatgaaactaatcatccattaatcaacaagctagtttaagaggcatactagggacttcttgtttgtctacatatcacacatgtactaatgtttcggttaatacaattctagcatgatatataaacatttatcataaacataaagatataaataataaccactttattattgcctctagggcatatctccttcactagatggtcgtcttctcctaattgtgctatcattgttggatcttgtgagctgcctaacatgatcaagatcatctatctgtaatactatatgttgcgtttgttgggatccgatgaatagtgaatgctatattatgttgattatcaatctatcatctatgtgttgtttatgatcttgcatgctctccgttgctagtagaggctctggccaagtttttgcttgtaactccaagagggagtatttatgctcgatagtgggttcatgcctccattaaatgcgggacgatgtgagaaagttctaaggttgtggatgtgttgttgccactagggataaaacatcaatgctatgtctaaggatatatttgttgattacattacgcaccatacttaatgcaattgtctgttgtttgcaacttaatactggagggggttcggatgataacctgaaggtggactttttaggcatagatgcatgctggatagcggtctatgtactttgtcgtaatgcccaattaaatctcacactactcatcataacatgtatgtgcatggccatgccctctttatttgtcaactgcccaactgtaatttgttcacccaacatgcttattcttatgggagagacacctctagtgaactgtggaccccggtccattattttacatcgattataatctactgcaatactcgttctactgttttctgcaaacatcatcatccacactatacatctaatcctttgttacagcaagccggtgagattgacaacctcactgttaagttggggcaaagtatcttggttgtgttgtgcaggttccacgttggcgccggaatccctggtgttgcgccgcactacactccgccgccatcaaccttcaacgtgcttcttggctcctactggttcgataaaccttgatttcttactgagggaaaacttgccgctgtacgcatcacaccttcctcttggggttcccaacgggcacggcAACTGTGCGCCAGCATCaagattttctagcgccgttgtcggggagatcaagacacgctgcaaggggagtctcctcttccaatctctttactttgtttttgtcttgctttattttatttgctactttgtttgctgcactaaaacaaaacacaaaaaaattagttgctagctttactttatttactatcttgtttgcgttctccatattaaaaacacaaaaaaattagttacttgcatttactttatctagtttgctttatttagtgttgctaaaatgggtactcctgaaaatactaagttgtgtgacttcacaaacacaaataataataatttcttatgcatacctattgctccacctgctactacagcagaattctttgaaattaaacctgctttactgaatcttgttatgagagagcaa
It includes:
- the LOC127317060 gene encoding uncharacterized protein is translated as MSSHIYADERAREMELAAGSERQMGCSPLGRMISRVIKKCNGRRRRMRNEGLDYAMAYPQAQTCYVRPTAHTVAYAASAHPPNTHAISAAQPPQVHGPFGPTAAAPPRAGGKPRKRKKSKSKNVRFSTAAGPVYPGSAPPPNAADAYQHASAAGTSGDAAYGGQRHHHHAAAASHAYSSAQHGHGQEYGYARYAPSPLTRWEMLGSSGTPRRHEYFSGEYRWSYPTPVREGIYSMATDANRLTAIFSEENPNACTIV